In Persicimonas caeni, a single window of DNA contains:
- a CDS encoding glycosyltransferase family 4 protein, which translates to MKIVVIHQYFLRPEEGGGSRFNEMTRFWVEQGHEVTVIAGQVHYATGEKPAEYKGKMVVEEWQDGVRVLRAYTPSTFHQSILGRMWAFGGFGLGASLALMTHIDDADVVLATSPSLLVLVPGLLAKSLRGWPLIFEVRDLWPESAVSTGVLSETSPVTQFAYWLEETGYRAADKINVLTPAFRQNIVERGLAGLDKISFIPNGADVDLFTPGPADPDVRERYGWQDKFVVLYAGAHGIANHLWQLIDAAEILRERGRDDIILASVGNGPQKADLIAETESRGLTNMQWLDAVSKTEMPGLLRAADVGAAVLKRVDTFKTVYPNKIFDYMACARPTLLAIDGVAREVIEEQAESGIFVEPERPEELADTVEWMVEHPDELRQMGERGRRFVEENFARPKLAARYLEVMKEVVGDGSRR; encoded by the coding sequence ATGAAAATCGTTGTCATCCATCAGTATTTCCTGCGGCCCGAGGAGGGCGGCGGGTCTCGCTTCAACGAGATGACCCGGTTTTGGGTGGAGCAGGGTCACGAGGTGACCGTCATCGCCGGTCAAGTGCATTACGCCACTGGCGAGAAGCCGGCCGAGTACAAGGGCAAAATGGTCGTCGAGGAGTGGCAAGATGGTGTGCGGGTGCTTCGCGCGTACACGCCCTCGACCTTTCACCAGTCGATCCTCGGTCGGATGTGGGCCTTCGGCGGCTTCGGATTGGGCGCCTCGCTGGCGTTGATGACACACATCGACGATGCCGATGTGGTCTTAGCGACTTCACCGTCGCTGCTGGTCTTGGTGCCCGGGCTGCTCGCTAAGTCGCTTCGCGGCTGGCCCCTGATCTTCGAAGTGCGCGATCTCTGGCCGGAGTCGGCGGTGTCGACCGGGGTGCTTTCGGAGACCTCCCCGGTTACTCAATTCGCCTACTGGCTCGAGGAGACCGGTTACCGTGCCGCCGACAAAATCAATGTGCTCACGCCCGCGTTTCGCCAGAACATCGTCGAGCGCGGCTTGGCTGGGCTCGATAAGATCTCCTTTATCCCCAACGGCGCGGATGTCGATCTGTTCACCCCCGGACCTGCTGACCCCGACGTTCGCGAGCGCTACGGTTGGCAAGATAAATTCGTGGTCCTTTATGCCGGGGCGCATGGCATCGCCAATCACCTGTGGCAGCTCATCGACGCCGCCGAAATCCTGCGCGAGCGTGGGCGCGACGACATCATCTTGGCCTCAGTGGGGAACGGGCCGCAGAAAGCTGACTTGATCGCCGAAACCGAAAGCCGGGGGCTGACCAATATGCAGTGGCTCGACGCGGTCTCCAAGACTGAAATGCCCGGCCTTCTTCGCGCTGCCGACGTCGGCGCAGCTGTGCTGAAGCGGGTTGACACTTTCAAGACGGTCTATCCCAACAAGATTTTCGACTATATGGCCTGCGCACGTCCCACGTTACTGGCGATCGACGGCGTCGCCCGCGAGGTCATCGAGGAGCAGGCCGAGTCCGGGATTTTTGTGGAGCCGGAACGTCCGGAGGAGCTTGCCGACACTGTCGAGTGGATGGTCGAGCACCCCGATGAGCTTCGGCAGATGGGTGAGCGTGGCCGCCGCTTCGTCGAGGAAAACTTCGCTCGGCCGAAGCTCGCCGCGCGCTATCTGGAAGTGATGAAGGAGGTCGTAGGCGACGGGAGCAGACGATGA
- a CDS encoding alginate lyase family protein: MKNWRNILEEAKLLGPKKLAFRVWYELSNRSGLRRRLESAKANPAPAPLPSIEQWWANLDPTHWFVSLDSEVRSGRARAKMEQWLGTDDRGRLLMEAEDALHGRIECFSRWQADYGDPIDWHLNPRTGARWPLEYWASALGHGAECGDVKFTWEVNRFPHLYAWVRAYVLTGDSRWVRAFTTQLARWEQANPYRLGVNWSSGQELAIRLMAWCFAVAVMTRDPAFKEEDFRRFARLAYLHAEHIDANIDYARLAVHNNHLIGEALGLFLVGSLFPFLDEAEGWRDKGKRLLLDDCLSQFWSDGGYCQSSHTYHRLALHYYVWAWRLGAFEQGPERERIAGILARSADYLTHFVNEPDGRLPNWGANDGALLNPWTSCDYADFRPLLTTLRFLVDGKRGFEAGPWDEELFWFFGNEACEAPVAMGKLGSKSFPVSGLHVLRESSDNFAVMRCGTVIDRFGQADQLHVDLWHDGVNVAIDGGSYCYNDELAFHRWFMGSGSHNTVTVDGRDQMLLHRRFKWLYWTEAECNGIQDSSVEGLHYGYSGLGVTHRRLISSLEDGWKVVDWLDKHDDQTHQFRLHWLLADGSWHSEHDESGRWVLSLDLGSFSVRVSISAEDARTGLAMTPQAKFHVERAAEGEHIDGWHSRYYGERTPALGVSCELSCAKPLRLTTHFQFAQ, translated from the coding sequence GTGAAGAATTGGCGAAACATCCTAGAGGAAGCCAAGCTGCTCGGCCCGAAGAAGCTGGCCTTTCGCGTCTGGTACGAGCTGTCCAACCGTTCGGGCCTGAGACGCCGGCTGGAGTCGGCGAAGGCCAACCCTGCCCCCGCCCCCCTTCCGTCCATCGAGCAGTGGTGGGCCAATCTCGACCCAACGCATTGGTTCGTCTCGCTGGACTCCGAGGTGCGCTCGGGGCGAGCTCGCGCGAAGATGGAGCAATGGCTGGGCACCGACGATCGTGGGCGCCTGCTCATGGAAGCCGAGGACGCGCTGCATGGGCGTATCGAGTGCTTTTCGCGCTGGCAGGCCGACTACGGCGACCCGATCGATTGGCACCTCAACCCGCGCACCGGTGCGCGCTGGCCACTCGAATACTGGGCCAGCGCCCTCGGCCACGGAGCTGAGTGCGGAGACGTCAAATTCACCTGGGAGGTCAACCGCTTCCCGCACCTGTATGCGTGGGTTCGGGCGTATGTGCTCACTGGTGACTCTCGGTGGGTGCGCGCGTTTACCACTCAACTCGCCCGATGGGAGCAGGCCAACCCGTACCGGCTGGGCGTCAACTGGAGCAGCGGCCAGGAGCTCGCCATCCGATTGATGGCCTGGTGCTTTGCGGTAGCCGTGATGACGCGGGACCCGGCCTTCAAAGAGGAAGACTTTCGTCGGTTTGCGCGGCTCGCCTACCTGCATGCCGAGCATATCGACGCGAATATCGACTACGCGCGTCTGGCGGTGCACAACAACCACCTCATCGGCGAAGCGCTGGGCCTATTTTTGGTCGGAAGTCTCTTTCCGTTTTTAGACGAAGCCGAAGGTTGGCGCGACAAGGGCAAGAGGCTGCTCCTGGACGACTGCCTGTCGCAGTTCTGGAGCGACGGCGGGTACTGTCAGTCGTCGCATACCTACCACCGGCTCGCGCTGCACTACTATGTGTGGGCCTGGCGTCTGGGAGCTTTCGAACAGGGACCCGAGCGCGAGCGCATCGCGGGCATCCTCGCCCGCTCGGCCGACTATCTGACGCACTTCGTCAACGAGCCCGACGGGCGTCTTCCCAACTGGGGGGCCAACGACGGCGCCCTGCTCAACCCGTGGACGAGCTGCGATTACGCAGACTTTCGGCCGCTACTGACTACGCTTCGCTTTCTTGTCGACGGCAAGCGCGGCTTCGAGGCGGGCCCGTGGGACGAGGAGTTGTTTTGGTTTTTCGGCAACGAGGCTTGCGAGGCGCCTGTCGCCATGGGCAAGCTCGGCTCGAAGAGCTTTCCGGTGTCTGGGCTCCATGTGCTTCGAGAGAGCTCCGATAACTTTGCGGTCATGCGCTGTGGCACGGTCATCGATCGCTTCGGCCAGGCCGACCAGCTGCACGTCGACCTGTGGCACGACGGCGTCAACGTCGCCATCGACGGCGGCTCGTATTGCTACAACGATGAACTCGCCTTCCACCGCTGGTTTATGGGATCGGGGTCGCACAACACCGTGACCGTCGACGGACGTGATCAGATGCTCCTGCACCGGCGGTTCAAGTGGCTGTACTGGACCGAAGCCGAATGCAACGGTATCCAAGATAGCAGCGTCGAAGGCCTCCACTATGGCTATAGCGGGCTCGGAGTGACTCACCGTCGTCTGATCAGCTCCCTAGAGGACGGCTGGAAAGTGGTCGACTGGTTGGACAAACACGACGACCAAACGCACCAATTTCGGCTGCACTGGCTGCTCGCCGACGGGAGTTGGCATTCCGAGCACGACGAGAGCGGTCGCTGGGTGCTTTCACTCGACCTCGGGTCGTTTTCGGTGCGCGTGAGTATCTCGGCGGAAGATGCTCGCACGGGTCTTGCGATGACCCCGCAGGCAAAGTTCCACGTAGAACGGGCTGCCGAAGGCGAGCATATTGATGGCTGGCATTCACGCTACTACGGCGAGCGGACGCCCGCGCTGGGCGTGAGCTGCGAACTATCCTGTGCCAAGCCGTTGCGGCTGACTACTCATTTTCAATTCGCACAATAG